DNA from Salinispora arenicola:
ACCCGGGCCCTCAGCGAAATCCGGGACAATGGCTGGGGGGCCGAAATCGGTGAGATGACCCCTGGCGAGGCCGGCATCGCCGCGCCGATCCGTGGCTATGGCGGCCTGGTCGTGGGTGCGATCGGGCTCTCCGGTCCGGTGGACCGCACCTGCGACGGGTCCGGCAACCCCCGCCCAGCCCTCGTCACGTACGTCCGCGACGCCGCCCGCGCGGTGTCCCGCGATCTCGGCGCCACGCGCTGGTGATCCGTCACCCACCACACGGCTTCACGAAGGACGAGTAATGACCGAGCGCTTTGTCGTCGCCATCGATCAGGGAACCACGTCCACCCGATGCATCGTCTTCGACCGCCGTGGCAATCTCGTCTCAGTTGCCCAGCGGGAACACCGGCAGCACTTTCCCCGGCCGGGCTGGGTAGAGCACGACGCTATGGAGATCTGGCGCAACGTCGGCAAGGTCGTTCCCCGCGCCCTCAACCAGGCCGGCCTCAGCATCGACCAGATCGCCGCGATCGGGATCGCCAACCAGCGCGAAACCACGGTCGTCTGGGACCGGCGCACCGGTGTCCCGGTGGCTCCCGCGCTCATCTGGCAGGACACCCGCACCGACCTGGTGGTGGAAGCCCTTTCCCGGGCCAGCGGCGCCGAGCACATCCAGGAGCTGTGCGGGCTGCCGCTGACCACGTACTTCTCCGGCCCGAAGCTGCGCTGGCTGCTCGACCACATCCCCGGCCTCGCCGAACGCGCCGAACGCGGCGAGGTGCTCTTCGGGACCATGGAGAGCTGGCTGATCTGGAACCTCACCGGCGGCCCGGACGGCGGCCTGCACCTGACCGACGTCACCAACGCCAGCCGTACCATGTTGATGGATCTGCGCACTCTCGACTGGCATCCCAGACTGCTGAGCTTCTTCGGCGTGCCGGCGGCCATGCTGCCGCAGATCCGCTCCTCGTCGGAGGTGTACGGCACCGCCACAGTCGTCCTGCCCGGCGTCCGGATCGCGGCGGCCCTCGGTGACCAGCAGGCCGCCCTGTTCGGTCAGACCTGCTTCGACCCAGGCGACGCCAAGTGCACCTATGGCACCGGCAGCTTCCTGCTGCTGAACACCGGTACCGAGCCGGTGCCTTCGCGGCACGGCCTGCTCACCACCGTCGGCTACCGGATCGGCGACGAGCCCGCCCTGTACGCCCTGGAGGGGTCCATCGCGATCACAGGATCCCTGGTGCAGTGGTTCCGCGACCGGCTGGAGTTGATCAGCACCGCACCGGAAATCGAGACCCTCGCCCGAACGGTCGACGACAACGGCGGCTGCTACATTGTGCCCGCCTTCTCCGGGCTTTTCGCCCCACACTGGCGCAGCGAGGCGCGCGGCACGATCGTCGGACTCACCTCATACATCACCAAGGGGCACCTGGCCCGGGCCGTGCTGGAGGCGACCGGGTGGCAGACCCGTGAGGTGGTCGACGCCATGAACGCCGACTCCGGGCTGGAGCTGACCGCCTTGCGGGTGGACGGCGGGATGACCGCGAACAATTTGCTGATGCAGTTCGTCGCGGACGTACTCGCGGTGCCGGTGGTGCGCCCGATGGCGGCCGAGACGGTCTCCCTCGGGGCCGCATACGCAGCCGGGCTTGCGGTCGAGTACTGGCCAGACCTGGAGGGCCTGCGCAGCAACTGGCATCCGGCTGCCCGGTGGGTGCCGGAGATGGATGCCGCAGTCCGGACACGGGAACGGGAAAACTGGCGACGGGCGGTGGAACGCACCTTCGATTGGATCCGGCCCGAGGAGGACCCCGCTCGCCGCTGACCCACAACCAAGATCAAGCGTTGAGGGAAGCCGAGCCCTATCTGGCGCGCATTCGTCGTCGCGGTGCAGGCAGCAGCAGACACCAACCCGGTGCCGGGCAACGGCCCTCACCGTCACGAGACAGCCCTTAGCATCCGACCGGGCTGGCCTGTTCGACAAGAAGGTCGTCGAGAGTGTTGCCGATCGTGGCGAGGGCCTGCCGCTGGTCGAGGATCATGGATCCGTTCGGGATGGGGGCGAAGGTGGCGAGTTTGTCCCTGGCGTCGGCGACCATGGCCGCCCAGGCGGCGTTGTCGAGCGCGCCGGTGGTGTCGAGGAAGGCCAGGATCCGGGCCCCGTCGGCGAAGCGTGCCACTGCCGGCATCATCGTGACGAAGTTGACCGACACCACGCAGGCACCGTGCATGTTGTCCGCGTCGAGCAGTTCTTCGACGTGGGCACGGAGCAGCTGATAGGCGGCTCTGCGGTCGCCGCGCCGGAACAACGCCAGGGCACGCACGGACTGGTTCGGCGAGTGGGTGCGTGCCGGCAGCGGCACGTCGATCGCCTGGTCGAACAACGTGTCCGCGGCAGCCCGTCGACCTTGGAAGGCGGCTGAGAAGCCGAGCAGCGTCAGCGTCCAGTTCAGCAGGGTGGGCGGGCCGTGGCTGCGGAACCGGTCGACGAGCTGGGTGAGCTGGGCTTCTCCGCGTGCGTACTGTCCCTGAAAGACCAACGCCGCGCCGAGGTCGACCTCGACGTGCGCGGCGAGGTCGTCGGCGCCGAGCCGGCGCAGCTCGGCCAGTGCCTGCGGCGCCGTATGTATCTGGGTAGCGTAGTCGTCGCGGACGTTGGCCCGCATGTGCCGGGCTACCGGGTCGTCCGGTTCGCAGTGCTGCCTGATCAAGGTGTCGAACCCGGCCGGGTCCTGACAGACGTGATAGCGGGATGCGGCGGCGATCAGGCCGGTCACGATCCGCGGCCGATCCTCGGGCGGTGCCTGTTCGAGGAGGCGTTGGGCCCACTGCCCGACTTCGTGCCGGTGCCGCCGGGCGGCCTCGGTGGCGATCGGCCGGAACAGGTCATGGGCGAGGCGGTAGTCGCCGCAGGCAAAGGCCCGGTCAACCGCTACGCGCAGGTTGGGCCACAGCTCGTCCAGACGGGCGACCCCCTGGACTTCGGCGGGTCCGGTGAGCTGGTCGCGTAGCGAGGTCACCCGTTCCCGCACGTATCGGGTGTGCGCGGCCTGGGCGGGTGCGGCCGCCGGTCCTGCGGTGAGGTGTTCGGCTGCGAACTGGCGGATTGGTTCCAGCAACCTGAACTGCTGGCCGAACAGGCCGGGTCCGGCGGTAACCATCGAGCGCTGTACGAGGGTGTGCAGCACGTCGTTGACATCCAGGCCGCTGCCGGCGGCAACGGCCGCAGCTCCGGCCCGGTCGACGGGGCCGGTGAACACCGACAGCCGTTGCAGCAGGTCCTGTTCGGCCACGGTGAGCAGCCGGTAGGACCACTGGATCGTGGCGCGCATGGTGCGGTGCCGGTCCGCCCCGGTTCGCCGCCCGCCGACCAGCAAACCGAGCTGATCGTCGAGACGCTCGCGGATTTCCGGCGGGGTGTGACTGACGGTCTGGGCGGCGGCCAGCTCGATGGCGAGGGGAAGCCCGTCGAGGCAGCGGCAGATCTCCTCGATCACCTCCCGCGCGGCATCCATCGTGAACGCGGCGGTCAGCGCGTTCGCACGGTCGGCGAACAGGTCGGCGCCTGCCCCGGCCGCGGGCAACGGCGTCACGGCGACCAGCCGTTCGTGACCGTGGTTGAGGCCGAGCGGTTCCCGCGCGGTGGCCAGCACCCGCACCTGCGGGCAGCCGTCGGCGACGGCCTGGGCCAGGCGTGCCGCGCCGTCCACGACGTGTTCGCAGTTGTCGAGCACCAGCAGTGCCCGGAGTGAGCTCAGGGCTAGCACAATGGATTCACTCAGCGATCGGCCTGGGCCCTCCTCGACGCGCACCGCCGCGGCGACGGCTTGGGGGACGTCCTGGTCGGTCGTGATCTCGGTCAGGTCGACCAGCCAGGCGCCGTGCTCGAGCCGGACGCGTTGGGCGGCCGCAACGGCGAGCGCGGTCTTGCCGATGCCGCCCGGCCCGACCAGGGTGACCACCGGGCTCTCGGCCAATGCCCGGCCGATGAGGTCGAGGTCACCGTCGCGGCCGATCAGTCGCACGGCGCGTCGGGGCAACCGGTCGATCGACTCGGACCGCTGCTCGCCGCCAATGCGGTGGTCCTGGCCGAGAATCGCCACCTCCAGGCGGCGCAAGCGCGGCCCAGGCTCCACACCCAGGTGCTCAACCAGCCGTTGACGGGCAGTGCGGTATGCGGCCAGCGCGTCGGCCTGCCGGCCCACCCGGTACAGCGCCGTCATCAGCAGCGCCCAGATGCCTTCACGGAACGGATACCGCGTGCTCAGCTCAGTCAACGGCCCCACGGTCGCTGCGGCGTCAGCGTCCACCCGGGCGGCGAGATCGGCTTCGACCGTGCCGAGCCACCGCTCGACCAGGCCGTCCACGGCCGCAGCCAGGCCGGGCACCGGTACCCCGGCCAGTGGCTCGCCGGTCCACTCGGCGAGCGCCCCGGCGAGGTCGCCGGCCTCGACCCGCCGGCCGAATCGGATCACATCGACCGCATCGGCGGGCACATCGAGACGGTACGCGGCACCCGAGCGCACAATCCTCGTGGCGCCCAGACCGCCCCGTAGCCGAGCGATGTACGACTGCAGGGTTCGGACGGCAGTCCGGGGTGGTTGCTCGCCCCACAGCAGATCGACTAGCCGCCAGTCCGGAATCGCCGTACCGGGCTGCAACGCCAGGGCCGCGAGCAGCGCACGGCACTTACCCGCCCCGATGTCGACGGCGGCGCCGTTGCCGTCCACCACCTCGACCCCGCCGAGCAACCGTATGCGTACCGCCGGCCCTGCCATAGCCACTCCCGCGTCCGATAACCCGCCCCGACCTGCAGCTCAACATTTTTCCAACGTCCGCACAACGCCGACCCAACGCATGCCCGTCACGATCGGTCCACCTCGATCGCGGGACGCAGGTCGCCACCCGCCGCTCGAACCTGCCGCAGCCCCACCCGGGGTTGCCACGATACTGCTGGAGGAACCCTTGTCCGACCGGTCCGCCGCCCGCCTCGCCGGTGCCCTGTTCCTACTGGTCATCGCGGCCGTCCTGGCCAGCTCGGCTGCCGCCGGCAGCGGCGCCGGCGGCATCGCGCAACGGCTCGACGACATCGCCGCACACCCGTCCGGGCTACGGCTCAGCATCGTGCTGTTGGCGGTCGCCGGCATCGCCACGCTGGGCCTGGCCGCCATGCTGCACGCCATCACCCGGCGACAGGACCCGTCCCTGGCCGCCTTCGCCCTGGCCTGCCGGGCGGTGGAGTCGGGACTGTACGCGGTACAGATCCTCGGCGCCATGCTGCTGCTGTCACTGAGCCGACAGCAGACCGACAACGCCCGGGAACTGGGCGCGGCGACGGTCGACATCGCTGCGTGGAGCACGAACGTCGGCGCCTGCTTCTTCGCCGTCGGCAGTGCCGTGTTCGCCTACCTACTACTGCGGTCCCGCGCGATACCCCGACCGCTGGCAATCCTCGGCCTGCTCGCGTCGCTGCTGCTCGCCGTCAGCGTCCCCCTGCAGAGCGCCGCCGGCGCCGTCACCACTGAGGGTGCCGGCATACTGCTGTGGCTGCCGATGTTCGCCTTCGAACTCACCACCGGCGGCTGGCTCCTCATCAAGGGCCTACGGTCCACCGACCCCGTCCTCTCACCTCTCGCTGGCGCGAAGGAGAACGACGGAGTGAGGACGGCATGACGACGCAGATCAACTCGGACCAGACGCTCACCCTCGGCTACGGGACGGAGCGTGGAATCACCCCTCCCTGATCACCCCGCATGCACGGGGAGCAGGAGGGCAACACCCTGGCCGAGCTCTGGAAGGCGGACAACAATCCGCCGCCCGTATTGGCGGATCCCGGTTCTGACGCGGCTGTTCCGGCCCCAACCGAAGGTGGGCCGGAACAGCCGGTCACTCCGCGCCGAGCGCCTCCACCACTGGTCCCGGGCCCAGGCCGGCGGGATCCCCGGCGTCCACGGCAGCCAGCCTCCGGCGGACCAGGCGATCCCGGCTACGACGACCGTCCGGCAGTCGTCCGCCCCGGCCGTCTCACCAGCGACGCGGACGGGGTTTGTCCAAGGCGGGTGGTGCTGTCTCACGTCACGCGCCAGAAACGGCCACGGACACGTCGGTGACCTCCATGTCACGGGGCGACGTGAGTGCTGCCAGCACGGTCCGGGCCACACTGTGCGGCTGGATGTACGCGTGCGCCACGTACTGGGCACCCTCCTGTCGACGTATGGCCCGCTGCATCTCCGTGGCTGTCCTGCCGGGGTAGACGCTCGTCACGCGAATCCCGTGCGGGCCTTCCTCCGCGCGCAACGCCTGCGCGAGCGCGCGGGTCGCGTGCTTGCTCGCGGAGTATGCGCCCCACCCGGGGTTGGTGTGAAGGCCCTGACCGGAGTTCACGAAGACCACGTGGCCGCGAGCGGTCCGGAGCGCAGGCAACAGACAACGGGTGAGCTCGGCCGGGCCCGCGACATTGACTTTGTACTGTTTCATCCAGCTTTCGGGATCAGAGTCGGCGATGGCGCCCAACTGGGCCAGACCCGCGCTGTGCACGAGACCATCGACGGGGCTATCTCCGGTGGCCAGGGCGGATCCGCGAGCGGCGATGCCCTCCACGTCCAGCAAATCCAGAACAAGGGTCTCGCATCCACCCAATCGCCCGGCCACTGCGTCGAGACGCCCGCGGTGGCAACCCACCAAGACCAGTTGATGCCCCTCCTCACGCAGCAGTTCCGCGACGGCTCCGCCGATGCCGCCGGTGGACCCGGTAATCACATATCTGCTCACCATGACTCCGTCAGCCGAAGAAGTGGACGCGGTCGATGAGGCCGGCCCGTACCCGGTATGCCACCAGCACACGGACAGGCTCATCGGCCAGCCCGTGCGCAGTCTCATGGTCGATCACCCAGTCACCTTCCTCCATGCGGTTGATGATCTCCGCGCGGCATCGTCCTTCGGAGAATTGATCGACGTACGCGTCACGGAGGGCTTCCCGCCCGGTGATCTGCGATCCGTCACGCCGGTGGATCCTCGCGTCGACCGCACAGGTGTTGACAAAGGCTTCGAGGCCATGGGTGTTGTCGGCGTCACGCTGACCTTCGACGATCGTGACGTGCTCGTTCATATTGGTCACCATTTCTGATGCTACGTCTGTTCCTCCTGGGGAACACACCAGATGGTTCCAGAGGAAGTCCGCCGACATACCGGGTGGCCTTGGCCAGGCCCCAGGGCAACGCCGGGACACCGGATGTTTGGGTGAGTGGTCGCGGAGGAGCCCCGGGAGCAGCGGTCACGACGACCACAGGGTCGAACCGCCATCGCCCGCGACAGTCGGATCCTTCCTCGAGATGGCCTTAAGGGAAGTCTTTTCGGCCCCGCCCCGGTTCGGGGCCGGGGCCGAAAAGGGTGGTGGTTGGGTGCGGTACTCGGAGGCTATTTCCGGCTAGACGTTCTCAACCCGAACTTCCGTGCCCCGCGCCGGAGTTAGATAGGTGATTGTCTTCATTTGACTATCGACGTAGAGGTGCCAGTTGGTTACCCCGTCCGCAGCCAACACGGTGAAGTGCTGGTAGTTTTTCAGGCCCCCGCCTCGCGCCTGATTGACGGTGTCCTGGTGAATGCCCCACACAACGGTGATGCGACCGTTTTCCCGGGAGTCTGCTGCTTTCAGCAACGCCGCCGCCTGCGCGACCGTTGCGCCATTCGCGTTCCCGTGGGGTTCAAGGGTTCGCTTCTTCTTCAGACTGTTCCTTGTGTTGTCGATGATATCTTGCAGATCCTTCCTGCTCACGTCGGCGAAGAATCCGTCACCGGGAACGTTAACCCCTTGATGTTCCTGCCGGAACACGGCCAACTTGTTGTAATTGGGATTGAATACGAGCGGCATCCAGGTTGCTCCTTGAAGGGAATCAGCTGATGTTCACCAGCTACTGGACATCGTATGGCTTAAGGAAATATTTGACGATAGCCGTCACGGTCTGGAACCTGACTGATTTCCATGTATCAAATCGGTGTTTGCTGCCTCTGGCCCCGCTTCCCGCCTGCGAGGCTTCGGCCTGTTGCTTGATATTGATCATTGGTCGGGGCTGTTGGTGGTGTTGTCTCGTCCGGTGGGCTTCACCCCGTGGCGGTGTCCGCACGGGAAGTGACGGCCGTCCAGCCGGCGACCTGTCGGCCGTGGGCGGTATCTGGGACGCTGAGCATCCGCTCGGGCCGGTCGGCTCGCGAATAGCGGACAGTGTTCAGAGCCAACTGCAGGCGGCGGGCGCAATCCGACGCCCTGGGCGAGCAGGCTGTGAACCTAAGTCGACCACGTCCAAGCCTTTACCGGCACGGTATGCGCCCTGGCCAGCCATCGCCGACTCAAAAAGATCATCAAGTGAGACACGCTAGCCGAGGGGCTGGTGCGTGGCGCCGGCGAGGACCGCCGGTGACGGCAGTGAATCCGGCACGTCGGCTGTCGCTGATGGTCCGGGGGCGAAGGCGCGAACCACGATACCCGAATTATACTTCAGATTTATGTCTACATGACGGCTATGTCTGTTTACGGTGCGAGGTGGCTGTTACCGCCTGCCTGGTAGCCGAGGAGCGATCACATCCCAGCACGAGTGGCTGGTTCCTCGTCCGTGACAGGAAGGACACCGGGACCGCGATGACCTGTCAGAATCACACACACAAGCTGGATCGCGCTGGTACGGGCCGGTCACGTCGACGGTGGTCGGCTGCCGGTCTGGCCGGTGCGATCGTTCTGGCTCTCACCACCGCTGGGATGGCTGCCGCCTCGACCGCCGACGCTGTCGGGCGTACCGTCACCACCGCACAGCTCGGCGTTGACTAGCCCGGGAAACCCATCCGCGACGAGCCCCCGCAGGAGACCACCGCGACGATCGCGGCAACCCCGACGACAGCAAGCATACCGGTGCTAAGGGGGAGAAGGAGGGTCGAAGGGGTGCGCCGGTCCCCTGCGACCCGGACCGGTTGATCGCCGAGATCAAACTGGCCAACGCCCGCGACGGTGCTGTTCTCGACCTCGCCGATGCCTGAGCGGGCAACTGACCATGCGAAGAGCCGTCCTTGCTGCCAACACCGCGGTTGAGGGCGGTGGCGGTGGCCTGTTCGTCAGCGCAGGATCCACAGCGACCATCGGGGAAGTGTTGTCAAGGACAACACCGCCACCGGTGCCGCCGGTTTCGGCGGGGGCATCTTCAACAACGCCGAGACAACGGTTCGTGGCACGAAAGTGATCGGTAACGTCGCTGACCAGGGGGGTGGTCTCCACAACGATTCGAGCGGAGTGCTCACTCTTGTCACCGTCATGGTCACCGACAATATCGCAATAACCGATGGTGGGGAGTCTTTAACGCAGCCGACGGTGTGGTCACGCTGAACACAGCCACCGGGACAACTGTTATTAGCAATCAGCCGAACAACTGCGTCAACGTTCCCGGCTGTGCCGGATAACGACTCGTGCGCACCGGAGCTACCGGGCCCCGCCCCGTCGAGACGCGGCAGGGTGGGCCTCCGTTGCTTACGGAGTGCGTACGCTGTCCCGGGCTCTTTGATAGCCCTAGCCTCGGCCCTTCGATAAGGGCTGTCCGTGGGCTGGGCTGAGAACGAAGAAGTGCCTTCTGATCTGGGAAATTAGGGCTTGTTGAGAGTCCCATGTTCCTGTCACGGAAGGCACTTGCTGGGTGAAGGCTACCGCAACACGTCCGAAGATCATGGTGACCGGTGGTGGGCGGGGCGTGGTGGGTCACGTCGGTGCCCGGCTGCTCGCTGACTTGGCCGACGCTACTGCGCTGACCAGCGTGTTTAGTGAGGCCCTGGCGGGGCTGCGGCAGAGGCAGGGCGGGCACGACCCGGGTCGGATCTCCGTCGATCTTGCCGTGATGCTCGCCGACGGCGGTGAGGCCATCGGTGACCTGGCAGTACTACGAGACCAGCAGGCCCTGTTCGGGCCGGTGGCATCCGACCCGACCGCATGGCGGCTGTTGGCACAACTCGACGACAAGATGCTGGCCGAACTGCGATCC
Protein-coding regions in this window:
- the glpK gene encoding glycerol kinase GlpK, which translates into the protein MTERFVVAIDQGTTSTRCIVFDRRGNLVSVAQREHRQHFPRPGWVEHDAMEIWRNVGKVVPRALNQAGLSIDQIAAIGIANQRETTVVWDRRTGVPVAPALIWQDTRTDLVVEALSRASGAEHIQELCGLPLTTYFSGPKLRWLLDHIPGLAERAERGEVLFGTMESWLIWNLTGGPDGGLHLTDVTNASRTMLMDLRTLDWHPRLLSFFGVPAAMLPQIRSSSEVYGTATVVLPGVRIAAALGDQQAALFGQTCFDPGDAKCTYGTGSFLLLNTGTEPVPSRHGLLTTVGYRIGDEPALYALEGSIAITGSLVQWFRDRLELISTAPEIETLARTVDDNGGCYIVPAFSGLFAPHWRSEARGTIVGLTSYITKGHLARAVLEATGWQTREVVDAMNADSGLELTALRVDGGMTANNLLMQFVADVLAVPVVRPMAAETVSLGAAYAAGLAVEYWPDLEGLRSNWHPAARWVPEMDAAVRTRERENWRRAVERTFDWIRPEEDPARR
- a CDS encoding ATP-binding protein — protein: MAGPAVRIRLLGGVEVVDGNGAAVDIGAGKCRALLAALALQPGTAIPDWRLVDLLWGEQPPRTAVRTLQSYIARLRGGLGATRIVRSGAAYRLDVPADAVDVIRFGRRVEAGDLAGALAEWTGEPLAGVPVPGLAAAVDGLVERWLGTVEADLAARVDADAAATVGPLTELSTRYPFREGIWALLMTALYRVGRQADALAAYRTARQRLVEHLGVEPGPRLRRLEVAILGQDHRIGGEQRSESIDRLPRRAVRLIGRDGDLDLIGRALAESPVVTLVGPGGIGKTALAVAAAQRVRLEHGAWLVDLTEITTDQDVPQAVAAAVRVEEGPGRSLSESIVLALSSLRALLVLDNCEHVVDGAARLAQAVADGCPQVRVLATAREPLGLNHGHERLVAVTPLPAAGAGADLFADRANALTAAFTMDAAREVIEEICRCLDGLPLAIELAAAQTVSHTPPEIRERLDDQLGLLVGGRRTGADRHRTMRATIQWSYRLLTVAEQDLLQRLSVFTGPVDRAGAAAVAAGSGLDVNDVLHTLVQRSMVTAGPGLFGQQFRLLEPIRQFAAEHLTAGPAAAPAQAAHTRYVRERVTSLRDQLTGPAEVQGVARLDELWPNLRVAVDRAFACGDYRLAHDLFRPIATEAARRHRHEVGQWAQRLLEQAPPEDRPRIVTGLIAAASRYHVCQDPAGFDTLIRQHCEPDDPVARHMRANVRDDYATQIHTAPQALAELRRLGADDLAAHVEVDLGAALVFQGQYARGEAQLTQLVDRFRSHGPPTLLNWTLTLLGFSAAFQGRRAAADTLFDQAIDVPLPARTHSPNQSVRALALFRRGDRRAAYQLLRAHVEELLDADNMHGACVVSVNFVTMMPAVARFADGARILAFLDTTGALDNAAWAAMVADARDKLATFAPIPNGSMILDQRQALATIGNTLDDLLVEQASPVGC
- a CDS encoding DUF4386 domain-containing protein; translation: MSDRSAARLAGALFLLVIAAVLASSAAAGSGAGGIAQRLDDIAAHPSGLRLSIVLLAVAGIATLGLAAMLHAITRRQDPSLAAFALACRAVESGLYAVQILGAMLLLSLSRQQTDNARELGAATVDIAAWSTNVGACFFAVGSAVFAYLLLRSRAIPRPLAILGLLASLLLAVSVPLQSAAGAVTTEGAGILLWLPMFAFELTTGGWLLIKGLRSTDPVLSPLAGAKENDGVRTA
- a CDS encoding SDR family oxidoreductase, whose product is MVSRYVITGSTGGIGGAVAELLREEGHQLVLVGCHRGRLDAVAGRLGGCETLVLDLLDVEGIAARGSALATGDSPVDGLVHSAGLAQLGAIADSDPESWMKQYKVNVAGPAELTRCLLPALRTARGHVVFVNSGQGLHTNPGWGAYSASKHATRALAQALRAEEGPHGIRVTSVYPGRTATEMQRAIRRQEGAQYVAHAYIQPHSVARTVLAALTSPRDMEVTDVSVAVSGA
- a CDS encoding nuclear transport factor 2 family protein, which encodes MVTNMNEHVTIVEGQRDADNTHGLEAFVNTCAVDARIHRRDGSQITGREALRDAYVDQFSEGRCRAEIINRMEEGDWVIDHETAHGLADEPVRVLVAYRVRAGLIDRVHFFG